The following is a genomic window from Gemmatimonadales bacterium.
GTCCGGATATTCGATGTGGCGAGCGGCGGCTTCCTGCGTGAGGAGCCGGTGTAGCGGCGGCGGCACTCCACCAGGGGAGCAAGGGGCGCGACTCGGCTGGCGAGTCGCGCCCCTTGCGCGTCGATGCCGGCGGATACCGGCGGCGCCGGATATCGGTCGCGCCGCAGCGCGGCATGCCGTAAGTTGTCGGGCGTACGACGAAGCGAATCTTGGGCGTGGCACTGGCCGTATGTTGCCGGGAACGATGCACCGGAGGCGACTCGATGAACGAGACGATGACGACGACGACGTTCGAGATCGAGGGGCACCGCGTGGTGCAGAACCTGGGCGTCGTGCGCGGCGTGACGGTGCGGTCGCGCTCGCTCTTCGGCACGATCGGCGCCAAGATAGAGACGCTCTGGGGCGGCCACATCACGCTGCTCACCTCGCTCTGCGAGCGGGCCAGGGCGGATGCGTTCGAGATCCTGCTTGCCAGCGCTCAGCGGATCGGCGCGAACGCAGTGGTCGGCGTCCGGTACGACGCGGCGGAAGTAATGCCGGGCGTCACCGAGGTGCTCTGCTACGGGACGGCGGTCGTGGTCGAGCCGGAGGGCGGCGAGACGTACTGACGTCGGAGGTTTCTCCATGGCCATGTTCACACTCGCGTCCGCCGCATCGCATTGGTGGGTCCTCGCCCTGCGCGGCGCCGTCGCCATACTCTTCGGGCTCGCCGCCCTCTTCTGGCCCGCCGCTACCCTCGCCGCCGTCGTGCTCGTCTACGGCGCGTTCGCATTCGCCGACGGGATTCTCGCGGTCGTGGCCGGCGCGCGCGGCCGCTGGGGCGGGCTGCTCCTTGCGGGGATCCTCGGCATCATCGTCGGAATCATCGCGCTCATCTGGCCCGGCATCACGGCGCTGGCACTCGTCTTCGTGATCGCCGCATGGGCGATCGTGACCGGAATCATGGAGATCGCGGCCGCCGTGCAGCTCCGGCGGGAGATCACGGGCGAGTGGCTCCTCGCGCTCGTCGGCGTCGCGTCGCTCGCGTTCGGCATCCTGATCGCGCTTTTCCCCGGCGCGGGCGCGCTCTCGATTCTATGGGTGCTCGGCATCTACGCCATCATCTACGGCGTGCTCCAGCTCTTCCTCGGATTCCGGCTCAGGAACCTTCCGAGCCGGCTCGCGGCCCGGTTGGGCTGAGTGACGGCCGAGCCGGCGCACAATCCGGCGGCCGAACGGCCCGATCTTACCGGCCAGGTGGCCGTCGTGACCGGCGGCGGCCGGGGTCTCGGGCGCGCGTTCGCAACGGCGCTCGCCGCGGCCGGCGCCGCGGTGGCGGTTGCCGCGCGCTCGGCGGCCGAGCTCGAGGCCACCGTATCGGACATCGAGCGCGCCGGAGGGCGGGCGCTCGCGCACGCGACGGACGTCACCGACGCCAGCGCGGTCGCAGCGCTGATGGACCGCGTCGAGGCGAGCTTCGGGCCCATCACGCTGCTGGTGAACAACGCCGGCGCGCCATCGCCGCTGGGCCCGCTCGCGGAGAACGAGGCGGACGCCTGGTGGCGCTGCGTCGAAGTGAATCTTCGCGGGCCGATGCTCTGCATGCGGGAGGTGCTGCCGCGGATGATCGCCCGCCGGCGCGGGCGCATCGTCAACATCGCGAGCGGGGCCGGCACGCGCGGACTGCCGTACTTCTCGGCCTACGCGACGAGCAAGGCGGCGCTCATCCGGCTCACCGAGATCGCTGCCGTCGAGAACGCCCCCCATGGTGTCGCGGTGTTCGCGATCGAGCCCGGCACCGTGCGCACGGCCATGGCCGAGCACGTCCTCGAGTCGCCCGATGGGCGGCGGTGGATGCCGTGGTTCCGCGAGATTTTCGAGTCTGGTCGCGACGTGACGCCCGAGCGCGCGGCCGAGCTGGTGGTGTTCCTTGCGTCGGGGCAGGGCGACGCACTCGCCGGCCGGCTGGTGAGCCGGGCTGACGACCCCGCCGCGCTGGCCCGCTCGGCGGAGGACATTGTACGCCGGGATCTGTTGGTGCTGCGCCTGCGCGGACTCGAGCAGGGGGGCTGTGCGTGAGAGCAAGATCGACACGGTTCAGGTACTTGCTCCTGGCCGCCGTGATCGTCGCGCCGGCATGTCGCCAGGAGACGGGCCGCCTGAGCGCCGCCCGGCAGCAGGCGCTGGGGTCCGAGGGCCTCCTCCACCGCGCGGACAATCTCCGATTCCGCTACACCTACCGCGAAGGGCGGCACGGCGGGGGATGGGAAGACCGCCTGGCGTCGATCATCGTCACCAAGCAATCGGTGCTCATCCACAAGAACGAGAAGGTCGGACTCGAAATCACGCCCCGGAGCCGCCGCTACTACGAGGTGACTCGTGACGGGGCGCGGGTGCGGGTCAGCGCGGGGAGCGGACAGTCGGCCGAGAGCTGGTCCTTCGTGCCGCCGGACGACGCGGACGCCTGGGCACAGGACATCCGCGCCGCGATCCGCGGGCACTCCTCCACCGACACACTCGCCCCGGTCCGACGGCGGGAGCGGTGAGCGGGCGCACAGGGTCGGCCCGGCGGTATCTTGCGACCGGGAGCGCACGCGGCGGATCGGGGAGGCGCAACGGAGTGGCGATCGCGGAAATCGTCGTTGACAGCCTGGGCGAGCTGATCGATCAGGTGACGCCGTCCGCACCGAGCCCGGCGACGGGCCGGCGGCGCGACACCGGCGTCTATCGCGGCGCGGCCGATGCCGACTGGCCGCTCTTCACCAGCCTCGATCTGCTGGGCGGCGTGCATCCGCCGCACGGCAAGGCGAATCTGGAGGAGCATATCCTCCGCAACTTCATCCGCTACTCACGCCCCTACCTCGCCACGTCGCCGGCGAACGAATGGGAGCTGCTGGTCCAGGCGCAGCACCATGGACTGCCGACGCGACTGCTCGACTGGACCTATTCGCCGCTCGTCGCGGCGCACTTCGCGACGCGCGGCGATGCCGGGAACGACGCAGCGGTGTGGCGCCTCGATTGGCAGCAGGTGCACGCGCGGTTCGGATTTCCGGCGCTCGCGCTCCTGATCGAGGATCTGGAAACCATCTTTCCGGGCGACCGGCCGTTCACGCCGTGGGCGCTCTTCGGCGGGATGCGGGGGCCGCAGGCATTCGCCTGCATGATCGAGCCGCCGTCGATCAGCGCGCGGATTGCGGCGCAATCGGCCACCTTCACCATCTGCTCCGACAAGCGGCAGAGCTTCGACTGCTTCCTGGAGCAGCACGGGCTCGGCGGGGCGCTCACCAAGTTCGTGGTGCCGGCGCGGGAGGTGTCGCGGCTCCGCGACCAGCTCGACCTCGTCGGCCTCGACGAGCGCCGACTCTTTCCCGACCTCGACGGCGTCGCCGACCAGCTACGGCGCTACTACTCGTGAAGGCGTCACCGGGTCCTGCATGCGCTGCGCCAGCAGCCGCTCGGTGAAGTCGAGCCGGTTCTCGAGCTCCGCCACGCGGCTGTCGAGCTGATCGATGAGTTCGAGCCGCGCGCGCACGGCCTGATCCAGTCGGTCCAGGTTGCGCTCACGCTCGCGGGAGGCGCCGCGGTCGTCATCGTCCCAGTCCCGCGAGCGCCGGCGCCAGTAGCGCGGGCGCATGAACCAGAAGGGGATCACGAAGAAGAGGATCCACCACCCGCCCATGTGGTCCATGAAAATCACGCGCTCCTCTCGCCGCCTTCGGGCTGACCGCCTTCGGGATGACCGCCTTCGTGGCCCCCCGGCGCCGGCGCGGCGCCGGCCGCCTCGGCCGGGCGCTCCCATTCGCGCTCAATTTCATCGGTAGCGCGGCGGAGGATCTCGACCACGCGAAGGATCGAGGGGTGGTCGGGCCCGCGGCGCCAGGCCCGCTTGTAAGTGACGGCTGCGAGGCGCGCGAAGGCGGAGTTGAGCTCACCCATCGAGCCGCCGGCCACGTCGCGCAGCGTATCGCGCACCCGATCGAACATCTCCTCGATCACGTCGCGGTGCTCGTCGAGGAACTGCTCGCCCTCGGGCGTGATGTGATAGACGCGGCGGCCCTCGCTTTCCACCGCGCGCACGTAGCCCTGATCCTCCAGCATCTGGAGGGTGGGATAGACGGTGCCGGCTGATGGTGTGTAGTGCCCGCGCATCCGCTCCTCGAGTGCTTTCATGATCTCGTAGCCGTGGCGCGGTTTTTCGCGGAGGAGGCGGAGGATGACGAACTTCACCTCGCCGGACTCGAACATCTGCCCGCGGGGACGGCCGCTCCTCCGGGCGCCAGCGCCCCAGCCTGCGCCCCAGTTG
Proteins encoded in this region:
- a CDS encoding YbjQ family protein; the protein is MNETMTTTTFEIEGHRVVQNLGVVRGVTVRSRSLFGTIGAKIETLWGGHITLLTSLCERARADAFEILLASAQRIGANAVVGVRYDAAEVMPGVTEVLCYGTAVVVEPEGGETY
- a CDS encoding DUF308 domain-containing protein, producing MAMFTLASAASHWWVLALRGAVAILFGLAALFWPAATLAAVVLVYGAFAFADGILAVVAGARGRWGGLLLAGILGIIVGIIALIWPGITALALVFVIAAWAIVTGIMEIAAAVQLRREITGEWLLALVGVASLAFGILIALFPGAGALSILWVLGIYAIIYGVLQLFLGFRLRNLPSRLAARLG
- a CDS encoding FRG domain-containing protein, with translation MAIAEIVVDSLGELIDQVTPSAPSPATGRRRDTGVYRGAADADWPLFTSLDLLGGVHPPHGKANLEEHILRNFIRYSRPYLATSPANEWELLVQAQHHGLPTRLLDWTYSPLVAAHFATRGDAGNDAAVWRLDWQQVHARFGFPALALLIEDLETIFPGDRPFTPWALFGGMRGPQAFACMIEPPSISARIAAQSATFTICSDKRQSFDCFLEQHGLGGALTKFVVPAREVSRLRDQLDLVGLDERRLFPDLDGVADQLRRYYS
- a CDS encoding SDR family oxidoreductase — its product is MTAEPAHNPAAERPDLTGQVAVVTGGGRGLGRAFATALAAAGAAVAVAARSAAELEATVSDIERAGGRALAHATDVTDASAVAALMDRVEASFGPITLLVNNAGAPSPLGPLAENEADAWWRCVEVNLRGPMLCMREVLPRMIARRRGRIVNIASGAGTRGLPYFSAYATSKAALIRLTEIAAVENAPHGVAVFAIEPGTVRTAMAEHVLESPDGRRWMPWFREIFESGRDVTPERAAELVVFLASGQGDALAGRLVSRADDPAALARSAEDIVRRDLLVLRLRGLEQGGCA
- a CDS encoding PadR family transcriptional regulator encodes the protein MTKQRDDWGFGDLFAGCGPGPFGFNWGAGWGAGARRSGRPRGQMFESGEVKFVILRLLREKPRHGYEIMKALEERMRGHYTPSAGTVYPTLQMLEDQGYVRAVESEGRRVYHITPEGEQFLDEHRDVIEEMFDRVRDTLRDVAGGSMGELNSAFARLAAVTYKRAWRRGPDHPSILRVVEILRRATDEIEREWERPAEAAGAAPAPGGHEGGHPEGGQPEGGERSA